In Methanocaldococcus sp. FS406-22, the genomic stretch CCATTTTTTTAACAACCCATTATATGGAGGAGGCTGAGAACTTAGCCGATAGGATAGCAATTATAGATAATGGAAAAATCATTGCCATTGGAACTGTTGATGAGCTAAAATCCATAGTTGGAGATGATATAGTTTATTTAAAATTTAAAAACAGTTATTATAAGAAGATAGAAAACATTTTATCACAATTTGGTAACTGCAAAATAGTAGATGGAGTTTTTGAGCTAAAGGTTAAAAATGCCTCTGAAACAATCCCAAAAATCTTTGAAATTGCTCTAAAAAACAACTTAGAGATTTTAGAGGTTAGCTATAGGAAACCAACATTAAATGATGTCTTTATCCATTTAACTGGAAAATCCATTAGGGATGAAGGGGGCAGATTTGACCTTAGAAAGGTTATTTTAAAAAAGAGGGGTTTTGCATGAATGTGATTATAACAATGGCTTATAGGCAGATTTTAAGATTTTTAAGGGCAAGGTCAAGAGTTGTTGGAACTATACTGCATCCAATAATTTGGATTGCATTCTTTGGATTAGGTTGGAGTAGGGCTTTAAATTTCCCTCAAGCAAGGGAGATATTTGGAGGAGTTGATTACCTCACATACTTAGTTCCAGGTATAGTTGCTATAACAATATTTACAACAAGTTTTATGAGTGGTGTATCTGTTATTGTTGATAAAGACTATGGATTTTTGAAAGAGATTTTAGTTGCTCCAGTCTCAAGGAGTAAGGCAATATTTGGAAGGATTTTGGGGGATTCAGTAACTTCTCTGTTAAGAGGGATGATTATATTAACAATTTGCATGTTCATTGCTTCAATAAACGTCTCTGCCATAATTCCAGTTTTAATACTTGGAATTTTATTAGCTTGGACGTTCTCATCAATTGGTATAACGTTTGCCTTAAGAATGTCAAGCTTAGAGGGGTTTGGTTTGATAATGAACACTCTAACTCTTCCATTGATGTTTTTGAGTGGAGCTTTTTATCCAATAGATGCGTTACCTTCATGGATAAAAATCTTTTCATATATAAATCCTTTAACCTATGCAGTTGATGGGATGAGATACTTTTTAATTGGGACTTCAAAATTTTCCATAGTTGTGGATTTTGCTGTCTTAGTGGTTTTGTGTGCTGTCTCTTTATTAATTGGTATGCATTCCTTTGAAAAGGCAACAATTGAGTGATTAATTTATTATTTTTTACAAAAAACTTTATATATTATTAACATTACCTAAATTTTTAATAATAGTTCAAAACATTCTAAACATCCTAAATATTCTAAACTATAACCTCAATTAAAAAATAATGCAGTGATACACATGGTAGATAAAAAAATAAAAATCCTTCTCATTTCAACTGTTGTAAATAGAAGCATTGTAAGGGCAATTGAGAATGTTAAAGATTATGCAGATGTTAAATTAATATTTGCCCATGAGATGAACAAATACAACCTTCAAGAACTTATTGATTGGGCAGATATTGTTTTAATTGATGTTAGAGGAGATGCATTAGCACTTACTGAACTTGATTATAAAGATAAGGATGTTATTGCATTGGTTGGAGGTTCATCTTTATTTTCCATTGCAAAACTTGGCAGTTTTAGGATGAGTAGAGTGAAAGGAGCTAATATGTCTTATGGAGGAAATCCAGAAAGCGTAAAGAAATGGATAAATAGAATGCAGAAGATTATAGAAACTGCTGGGAAGATTTTGCCTTTTGGTGTCTTTAAAGATGCAAGAAATTATATTAGAATTGTAAGATACTGGGCAAATGGGGGCTATGAGAATTACAAAAACATGTTTCTATTTATTTGCAAAATAAAAGGAGTTAAAGTTAAAGAGAAAATTAAAGACCCAATAGAATACCCAGAAATTGGCTTATATCATCCAGATTACGGCTATAATTATAAACCCAAAATCGACCCAAATAAACCAACTGTTGGAATAATCTTTTACGGTGGGATGCATTTAGAGTCTTGTGAGCCAACATTAAAAGAGATTATAGATAAATTAGATGCAAATATCATTCCAGTCTATTCTGATGGGATTGTAAATTTAAAGGCAATGAGAAAATACTTTAAAGGCAGAGATTTAGATGCAATAATTAGTTTGTTGTGGTTTAGGTTGAATGGAGGGCCGTTAGGAGGAAATTCAGAACCAACAATTGAGCTTTTAAAGGAGATGAAGGCAAAGCTATTCTGCCCAGCAATGATGATAATGCAAGAGATAGAGGACTGGGAGAGAAGTGAGAGGGGATTAAACATCCTTCAAACAATAACTACCGTTGAGATGCCAGAGATGGATGGTGGAGTTGAACCAATTCCTGTTTGTGGTGTAGAAGGTTGTGATGTTATTCCAATAATGGATAGGGTTGATAAATTTGTTAGTAGGGTTGAGAGATGGATAAATTTGAAGAGAAAACCAAATGCAGATAAAAAAATAGCAATCATTATTTATAACTACCCTCCAGGGGAGGAAAATCTGGGAAGTGCGGCATATATAGATACGTTTGCAAGTGTTGAAAGAATCCTTGAAAGGTTAAAGGAAGAAGGCTATAGAGTTGAAAAAACCAAAAACATAAAGGATTTATTTGTAGAGAAAAAGCTATTCAATCCAAAACTTTATCCACCAGAGAAAATTGAATGTCCAAGGATGAGTGTTGATGAATATTTAAAATATTTCAATGAACTACCAGAAGAGTGCAAAGAAGAGGTTATAAAGTATTGGGGAGAACCACCAGGAAACATAATGGTTGATGATAAGGGCATTTTAATTCCGGGAGTTGTTTTAGGAAACATCTTCATTGGTGTTCAACCTTCAAGACCTCCATTAGGTAATGAGGATATAAATTCAGCAATACACGACCCAACTAAGCCTCCTCATCATCAATATATAGCATTTTACAAGTGGATTGAGCATGTTTTTAAAGCTGATTGCATCATTCATCTCGGAACTCATGGATTGGCAGAGTTTATGAAGGGGAAAGAGGTTGGATTGAGTTCAAAATGCTTCCCAGACATTTTAATTGGAACTATGCCGCATCTCTATGTTTATCATGTTATCAATACCTCAGAGGCAACGATAGCAAAGAGACGGCTGTATGGGACATTAATAAGCTATAACTCTCCTCCTTACACAACATCTGGGCTTTATGATGAATATGCAAAACTTGAAGAGCTTTTAAATGAATATAGAGATGCATTAATAAAAGATAAGCCAAGGGCTGAGATAGCAAAGAAAAAGGCATTAGAGCTTGCAGAGAAGTTGAATCTTGGAGATGATTTGGATGAAATAGAGGCAAAGATTTATGAATACAAGAGGGCAATAATCCCAAAAGGTTTGCATGTAGTTGGAGAGAAATACAGTTTAGAGGATTTAGAGGAATTTATAGCCATTATAGCAAGATACGATAGAGGGGAAATAAAATCACTAAATAGACTAATTGCTGAAAAGAAGGGATTAAAATATGAAGAACTAAGTCCAAAAGAACTTAAAGAAATTGATGAAGAAGCAAAAGAAATTGTAAAAAAATTCTTAAAAGGAGAAAGATTCCCAGAATATGAAAAAACATTAAAATATGCCTATGATGTTGCTAAAAAATATGCAGATAACAGCTTAGAGCTTGAAAATTTAATTAATGGGCTAAATTCATTATATATAGAGCCGTCTGTTGGAGGGGATGTTATAAGAAACCCAGAAGCATTGCCAACTGGAAGGAACATATATGCATTTGATCCATTAAAAATTCCAACAGAGGCAGCAGTTGAAAGAGGGAAGTATATAGCCAAAAAAACCATTGAGGAGTATTTAAAAAGGCATAACAAATATCCAGAGTCCGTTGGTGTGGTTCTTTGGGGATTTGAAACTGCAAAGACCTATGGGGAGACAATTGCCCAAATCTTGGAATATATTGGAGTTAGAGTTATTCACAAAACTCCTTGGGAGAAAGAGCTTGAGATAATCCCACTTGAAGAACTTGGAAGGCCAAGGATT encodes the following:
- a CDS encoding ABC transporter permease; translated protein: MNVIITMAYRQILRFLRARSRVVGTILHPIIWIAFFGLGWSRALNFPQAREIFGGVDYLTYLVPGIVAITIFTTSFMSGVSVIVDKDYGFLKEILVAPVSRSKAIFGRILGDSVTSLLRGMIILTICMFIASINVSAIIPVLILGILLAWTFSSIGITFALRMSSLEGFGLIMNTLTLPLMFLSGAFYPIDALPSWIKIFSYINPLTYAVDGMRYFLIGTSKFSIVVDFAVLVVLCAVSLLIGMHSFEKATIE
- the bchH gene encoding magnesium chelatase subunit H, with product MVDKKIKILLISTVVNRSIVRAIENVKDYADVKLIFAHEMNKYNLQELIDWADIVLIDVRGDALALTELDYKDKDVIALVGGSSLFSIAKLGSFRMSRVKGANMSYGGNPESVKKWINRMQKIIETAGKILPFGVFKDARNYIRIVRYWANGGYENYKNMFLFICKIKGVKVKEKIKDPIEYPEIGLYHPDYGYNYKPKIDPNKPTVGIIFYGGMHLESCEPTLKEIIDKLDANIIPVYSDGIVNLKAMRKYFKGRDLDAIISLLWFRLNGGPLGGNSEPTIELLKEMKAKLFCPAMMIMQEIEDWERSERGLNILQTITTVEMPEMDGGVEPIPVCGVEGCDVIPIMDRVDKFVSRVERWINLKRKPNADKKIAIIIYNYPPGEENLGSAAYIDTFASVERILERLKEEGYRVEKTKNIKDLFVEKKLFNPKLYPPEKIECPRMSVDEYLKYFNELPEECKEEVIKYWGEPPGNIMVDDKGILIPGVVLGNIFIGVQPSRPPLGNEDINSAIHDPTKPPHHQYIAFYKWIEHVFKADCIIHLGTHGLAEFMKGKEVGLSSKCFPDILIGTMPHLYVYHVINTSEATIAKRRLYGTLISYNSPPYTTSGLYDEYAKLEELLNEYRDALIKDKPRAEIAKKKALELAEKLNLGDDLDEIEAKIYEYKRAIIPKGLHVVGEKYSLEDLEEFIAIIARYDRGEIKSLNRLIAEKKGLKYEELSPKELKEIDEEAKEIVKKFLKGERFPEYEKTLKYAYDVAKKYADNSLELENLINGLNSLYIEPSVGGDVIRNPEALPTGRNIYAFDPLKIPTEAAVERGKYIAKKTIEEYLKRHNKYPESVGVVLWGFETAKTYGETIAQILEYIGVRVIHKTPWEKELEIIPLEELGRPRIDVVVTICGFFREMFPNVMDLLDKAFRMVAELDEPDDMNFVKKHVKDMANYGDLAKARIFGPTATEYNTRVLELVEDSAWNDEKDLAEAYVSSMCYAYTKGYYSKEARGVFENLLKSVELVSQVRDCHDYEITDLDHYYEFFGGLSKSVEILRGKKPEMLIADTTKEVVKVESIKDSIERGTITRTLNPKWINEMLKHDFHGAQKIAERIENLLGLAATTNAVENWIWDRVAERLVFNGEIFERLRENNIYATKEILERLIEAERRGYWKTDKEVIDKIIRKYLELEGMLEEDI